The following are encoded together in the Chitinophaga parva genome:
- a CDS encoding LytR/AlgR family response regulator transcription factor, which translates to MTFSKILVPHQHKIFVIEYNSIMFLKSDNCYTHIYLDDGRNFTVTKSLSTLERHIKDKQFIRISQSFLVNRNFISCIDRKLKIISVANQHSIPYTISVKQLSSLIIDEGIEVVEDLNS; encoded by the coding sequence ATGACTTTTTCAAAGATACTAGTACCCCATCAACACAAAATCTTTGTCATTGAGTACAACTCCATAATGTTTTTAAAATCTGACAACTGTTATACCCACATCTATTTGGATGACGGAAGGAACTTTACAGTAACTAAATCACTATCGACATTAGAGCGGCATATAAAAGACAAACAATTTATTCGCATCAGCCAATCATTTCTGGTGAACAGAAACTTCATCAGCTGCATTGACCGGAAATTGAAAATAATATCAGTTGCCAACCAGCATTCTATTCCATATACGATTTCAGTGAAACAGCTCTCTAGCCTCATAATTGACGAAGGAATCGAAGTCGTTGAAGATCTAAATTCTTAA